A region from the bacterium genome encodes:
- a CDS encoding adenylate kinase, which translates to MRLLLLGAPGVGKGTQSKLLVEKFKIPQISTGDMLREAIKANSSLGIKAKSFMDKGSLVPDDVIIDLAAERIRASDCANGFILDGFPRTIAQAEALDRLLNEKNIGLDHVIEIAVSQTNLVERLSNRVICRNCGSVYNKLTNPPKVSNVCDKCGGEVYQRSDDTREAIVQRLKVYENETAPLRDYYRNKKQLTHVNGEQPVAKVYQDIVTLLEHQ; encoded by the coding sequence ATGCGGCTGTTGTTGCTGGGCGCACCCGGAGTCGGAAAAGGGACTCAATCGAAACTGCTCGTTGAAAAATTTAAAATTCCTCAGATCTCAACCGGAGATATGTTACGTGAAGCGATCAAAGCCAACTCGTCTCTCGGTATTAAAGCCAAAAGTTTTATGGACAAAGGCTCGCTCGTACCGGACGATGTGATCATCGATCTGGCGGCGGAACGTATCCGGGCAAGCGATTGCGCCAACGGTTTTATTCTTGACGGGTTTCCGCGCACGATTGCTCAGGCCGAAGCTTTGGACCGGCTGCTGAATGAAAAAAACATCGGCCTGGATCATGTCATCGAAATTGCCGTATCGCAAACGAATCTTGTGGAACGCCTCTCGAACCGCGTTATTTGCCGTAACTGCGGCTCGGTTTACAATAAGCTTACTAACCCACCTAAAGTCAGCAATGTATGCGATAAGTGCGGCGGTGAAGTGTACCAGCGTTCCGACGATACGCGCGAAGCCATCGTGCAGCGACTCAAAGTCTACGAAAATGAAACGGCGCCTTTACGCGATTATTATCGTAACAAAAAACAATTGACTCACGTCAATGGTGAACAACCCGTTGCCAAGGTTTATCAGGATATCGTGACATTGTTGGAGCATCAATAA